From the Kribbella sp. CA-293567 genome, the window CAAGGCAGTCGCCAAGAAGGCGCCGGCGAAGAAGACTTCGGTCACCGCGCCGTCCTCGAAGCAGACCGCCCCGAAGCAGACCGCGGTGAAGCAGCAGACCGCGGTGAAGAAGGCAGCGGTCAAGACGACCGCCGCGAAGAACGGGAAGACACCCGCCAAGAAGGTGGCCGCGCGCAAGCGCGCCTGACAACTCCGCGGTACCGCCCGAGTCCCGGCTCGGAGCAGCGCGCCCCCCTGCCATGGCTGACGTGGCAGGGGGTTTCTCGTGGCGGACGCCCCCGGAGGAGTTTCGGGGTCACCGTCCGGCGAATCTGCGGGCCGGTTGAACCGTTCCCGTGTTTGATCCGTGTAAGGAAGGTGCCGACCGGTCGCGCGATTTGGAGCGGTCGGCTAGAACTGACGAAACATGCAAAGCGTTCAACTACTTTTGCCACTAGCTCTGGAGGTCCAGATTCATGAGCGACGAAAGAACGGCAGAACTCACCCGGGTGATCGACTCGGTGCGTGACCGGCGGGCGGTGCTCCGCGGCGCCGCCGTGGCCGGCCTCGCCGGTGTCGGCGTGCCGTTGCTCGCCGCCTGCGGTGGCGGCGACGAAGCAGGCGGTACGCCGTCGAGCGGCGGCACCACCGCCGCGCCCAGCTCGGCTCCGACGTCGGCGCCGAGTTCGGCTCCCACCTCGGCCGGCACACCGCCCAGTGGGGGAGCGGTGCTCGGTCCGGTCGGCGACGTACCGGTGGGAGGCGGCAAGATCTACAACGACAAGATCGTCGTCACCCAGCCGACCGCCGGTGAGTACAAGGGCTTCTCGGCGATCTGTACGCACGCCGGCTGCCCGGTGAAGACCATCGAGAACAACACCATCAACTGCCTGTGCCACGGCAGCAAGTTCAGCCTCACCGACGGCAGCGTCACGGCCGGCCCGGCCAAGTCGGCGCTTCCGGCGGTCCAGGTGACCGTCCAGGGTGGCAACATCCTCGGCCCCGCCTGAGCTTCGGCAGCGGACAGACAGCGAGGCCCGGCCGACCCGGCCGGGCCTCGCTGGTCGTACCGGGCTACTTCTGCGCCGGGTCGACCTTGCCGACGAACAACAGCTTGTTCGGCGAACCGGTGCCCGGCTCGCCGATCTTGTCCGGCGTGCTCGCGCCGAGCAGCGCGGTGGCCACGTCAGCGGGCTTGGCCTCGGGGTTGGCGCTCAGGTAGAGCGCGATGCCACCGGCGACGTGCGGCGTCGCCATCGACGTACCGCTCATCTTGGTGGTCGAGTCCGGGTCGGTGATGCCGGCCGACGCGATGTCCACGCCCGGCCCGAACAGGTCGACGCACTTGCCCCAGTTGGAGAAGCTCGCCTTCGCGTCCTTGTCGTCGGTCGCGCCGACCGTGATGGCCGACGGCTCCTTGGCCGGTGAGGTGTCGCAGGCATCGGAAGACTCGTTGCCTGCAGCAACGGCATAGGTGACGCCGGAGTCCACCGAGGCCTTCAGGGCCGCGTCGAGCGCCGCGTCGGCGCCGCCGCCGAGGCTCATGTTGGCGACCGCGGGCTTCTTCGCGTTCGCCGTCACCCACTCGATCCCGGCCACGACGCTCTCGGTCGAGCCGGCACCGTTGCAGTCGAGCACCCGGACGCCGAAGATCTTCGCGCCCTTGGCCACCCCGAAACTGGTGCCGGCGACGGTGCCGGCCACGTGCGTGCCGTGGCCCATGCAGTCGACGCCGTTCTGGCCGTCGCCGATGGTGTCGGTGCCGACCGACGCCCGGTCGCCGAAGTCCTTGTGGGCGGCGTAGATCCCGGTGTCGATGACATAGACGTTGACGTTCTCGGCGGTGGCCGTCGGCTCGAACTTCTGGTTCAGCGGCAGGTCGCGCTGGTCGGCCCGGTCGAGGCCCCACGGCGGGTTGTCCTGGTTCGCGCTGAACTTCTGGTTCTGCTGCACGAACGCGACCCGCTCGTCACCGGCCATCTTCTGCGCCTGCTCGGGCGACATGGTGGCGGAGAAGCCCTTGATCGACGCACTGAACTGCTTGCGCACGTCCGCGTCGTACGCCGAGGCCAGGCTGTGCGTGGTCGCTCTGGTCTGCGCGGAGGACCGCTGGCCCTGCAGCACGACCACATAGCTGCCGGGGATTGCAGTCGAGCTCCCGGCGCCGCGGACCGTGACCGTGGATTTCTCGGGCGCGACCTCACTGGCGCTGCTGGCTGACGCCGTTGCGACCAGGCCGGCCGCCGCGATCGCGGCGGCGGCAGTCGCACCGACTGCGGTCCTCAACCGACGGGGTGTTGTCACTGGGGACATGGGCGGAACTCCCTCGAGTTTGCGCGGGCCCGGTTGCCTCACGCTTCGGATCTCGCAGGACAACCCTCAGTGACAAGTTACGGATCGCGCCCATCCCAGCTGGGGATCAAACGGGCGGTATGAGGCAAGCCGCAACAAGATCTCCGCCCGATCGTTAGGTGTGTCAGAACCTGTCGGTGGAGCGAACTAGGCTGGTTGGGTGGCTGATCCCTCCTCCTACCGTCCCGCTCCCGGGTCGATTCCCGACTCACCTGGTGTGTACCGCTTCAGCGACGCCGCCGGGCGGGTGATCTATGTCGGCAAGGCGAAGAACCTGCGGGCCCGGCTGTCGTCGTACTTCCAGGACCTGGTGAACCTGCACACCCGGACCCAGACGATGGTGACCACCGCGGCCAAGGTCGACTGGACGGTGGTGGCCAACGAGGTCGAGTCCCTGCAGCTGGAGTACTCCTGGATCAAGGAGTACGACCCGCGCTTCAACGTGAAGTACCGCGACGACAAGTCCTACCCGTGGCTCGCGATCACGCTGAACGAGGAGTATCCGCGGGTGATGGTCGGCCGCGGCCCGAAGAAGAAGGGCGTCCGGTACTTCGGCCCGTACAGCCACGCCTGGGCGATCCGCGAGACGGTCGACCTGCTGCTGCGGGTGTTCCCGATGCGGTCCTGCAGCAAGGGCGTGTTCAACCGGCACCGCCAGATGGGCCGCCCCTGTCTGCTCGGCTACATCGGCAAGTGCGCCGCGCCCTGCATCGGTCAGGTCAGCCAGGAGGAGCACCGCAAGATCGTCGAGGACTTCTCCGCGTTCCTGTCCGGCCAGACCACGACGTACGTGCGCCGGCTGGAGAAGGAGATGAAGGCCGCGGCGGCCGAGCTGGAGTACGAGCGGGCCGCGAAGATCCGCGACGACCTGGGCGCGCTGGACAAGGCGCTCGCCAAGAACGCGGTGGTGCTCGGCGACGACACCGACACCGACGTGATCGCGTTGTCGGAGGACCCGCTCGAGGTCGCCGTGCAGATCTTCTACGTCCGGGGCGGCCGGATCCGCGGTCAGCGCGGCTGGATCGCGGACAAGGCCGACGGCGACGCGACCACGGCCGACCTGGTCGAGCGGTTCATCCAGCAGACCTACGCCGGTGACGGCGCCGACACGATCCCCCGGGAGATCCTGGTGCCGACCCTGCCCGCGGGCGAGGAGGCCCTGATCGAGTGGCTGTCGGAGTTCCGCGGCTCGCGAGTCTCGATCCGGGTGCCGCAGCGAGGTGACAAGAAGGATCTGATGGCCACCGTCGAGCGCAACGCGCTGCAGACGCTGACGATGCACAAGACCAAGCGGGCCAGCGATCTGACCACTCGCAACCTCGCACTGGAGGAGATCCAGGCGGCGCTCGACCTGCCCGAGGTGCCGTTGCGGATGGAGTGCTACGACGTCTCGAACCTGCAGGGCACCGAGGTGGTCGCCTCGATGGTGGTCTTCGAGGACGGGCTGCCGCGCAAGAGCGAGTACCGGCGGTTCGTGATCAAGGGCGTCGAGGGGCAGAACGACGTCGCCTCGATCGCCGAGGTGCTGACCCGGCGGTTCAAGCGGATGATCGAGGACCGGGCCGGGATCCCCGAGGGCGAGGACCCGACGGCGTACCTGATCGATCCGGACACCGGCCGGGCGAAGAAGTTCGCGTACACGCCGAGTCTGGTGGTCGTCGACGGTGGCCCGCCGCAGGTCGCGGCCGCCCGGCAGGCGATGGACGAGCTGGGCCTCGGCGACATCCCGGTCTGCGGTCTGGCCAAACGGCTGGAGGAGGTCTGGCTGCCCGACGACGAGGACCCGGTCATCTTCTCCCGCACTTCGGAGGGCCTCTACCTGCTGCAGCGGCTGCGGGACGAGGCGCACCGGTTCGCCATCACCCATCACCGCAACCGGCGGTCCAAGTCGATGGTCGAGAGCGTGCTGGACGAGGTCTCCGGGCTCGGGGACGTGCGCCGCAAGACGCTGCTCAAGCACTTCGGCTCATTGAAGAAGCTGCGGCAGGCCTCGATCGAAGAGGTCGCCGAACTGCCCGGATTCGGGCGGCGGACGGCCGAGTCCGTCGTACTGGCGGTGAACTCCGCCGCAACGAAGGCCGACACGGGCCGCGCGCCGTCGGTCAACACCGCGACGGGCGAGATACTGGAGGACGACGTACCGGAGCTCTCCGGTACGCCCGACGGGGACCGAACGGGGAGAACTGAGAACTGATGGACGAGTCGAGCGGCAATCTCATCATCGTGTCCGGCATGTCCGGGGCGGGACGGAGCTCGGTCGCGGACGTGCTGGAGGACCTCGGCTGGTTCGTGGTCGACAACCTG encodes:
- a CDS encoding Rieske (2Fe-2S) protein, with translation MSDERTAELTRVIDSVRDRRAVLRGAAVAGLAGVGVPLLAACGGGDEAGGTPSSGGTTAAPSSAPTSAPSSAPTSAGTPPSGGAVLGPVGDVPVGGGKIYNDKIVVTQPTAGEYKGFSAICTHAGCPVKTIENNTINCLCHGSKFSLTDGSVTAGPAKSALPAVQVTVQGGNILGPA
- a CDS encoding S8 family peptidase codes for the protein MRTAVGATAAAAIAAAGLVATASASSASEVAPEKSTVTVRGAGSSTAIPGSYVVVLQGQRSSAQTRATTHSLASAYDADVRKQFSASIKGFSATMSPEQAQKMAGDERVAFVQQNQKFSANQDNPPWGLDRADQRDLPLNQKFEPTATAENVNVYVIDTGIYAAHKDFGDRASVGTDTIGDGQNGVDCMGHGTHVAGTVAGTSFGVAKGAKIFGVRVLDCNGAGSTESVVAGIEWVTANAKKPAVANMSLGGGADAALDAALKASVDSGVTYAVAAGNESSDACDTSPAKEPSAITVGATDDKDAKASFSNWGKCVDLFGPGVDIASAGITDPDSTTKMSGTSMATPHVAGGIALYLSANPEAKPADVATALLGASTPDKIGEPGTGSPNKLLFVGKVDPAQK
- the uvrC gene encoding excinuclease ABC subunit UvrC, whose protein sequence is MADPSSYRPAPGSIPDSPGVYRFSDAAGRVIYVGKAKNLRARLSSYFQDLVNLHTRTQTMVTTAAKVDWTVVANEVESLQLEYSWIKEYDPRFNVKYRDDKSYPWLAITLNEEYPRVMVGRGPKKKGVRYFGPYSHAWAIRETVDLLLRVFPMRSCSKGVFNRHRQMGRPCLLGYIGKCAAPCIGQVSQEEHRKIVEDFSAFLSGQTTTYVRRLEKEMKAAAAELEYERAAKIRDDLGALDKALAKNAVVLGDDTDTDVIALSEDPLEVAVQIFYVRGGRIRGQRGWIADKADGDATTADLVERFIQQTYAGDGADTIPREILVPTLPAGEEALIEWLSEFRGSRVSIRVPQRGDKKDLMATVERNALQTLTMHKTKRASDLTTRNLALEEIQAALDLPEVPLRMECYDVSNLQGTEVVASMVVFEDGLPRKSEYRRFVIKGVEGQNDVASIAEVLTRRFKRMIEDRAGIPEGEDPTAYLIDPDTGRAKKFAYTPSLVVVDGGPPQVAAARQAMDELGLGDIPVCGLAKRLEEVWLPDDEDPVIFSRTSEGLYLLQRLRDEAHRFAITHHRNRRSKSMVESVLDEVSGLGDVRRKTLLKHFGSLKKLRQASIEEVAELPGFGRRTAESVVLAVNSAATKADTGRAPSVNTATGEILEDDVPELSGTPDGDRTGRTEN